A region from the uncultured Macellibacteroides sp. genome encodes:
- a CDS encoding PQQ-binding-like beta-propeller repeat protein: MKKRLIAILSLASLTLFAQDNIQWRGTDRTGIYTETGLMKSWPAAGPAMLWSYDGLGEGHSSAAIASDKIYLTGMTDGKGYLYVFDLKGKLLNKKMYGPEWNESYNGPRGTVTLNDGKLYLMSGVGDLYCFDVATLNVVWKKNILKEFKASNIVWGINEAPLIVGDKVIATPGGKEHNMVALNKNTGALVWSSLGEGDAAAYCSPLYIKDQQVPLIVTMTANHILGIDANTGKKLWSQEHTNRYSIHANTPVYGDGMILCTSGYGSGSIMLRLKNGGRSVEQAWSSKEMDNRIGGMVKIGAYVYGSGDNNRFWFCADWKTGAIKYKEKGFAMGNIIADEGLLYCYTDRGDMVLAKANPVKFEVVSRFQITKGTEQHWAHPVIYKGVLYVRHGDSLMAYKIK, encoded by the coding sequence ATGAAAAAAAGACTAATCGCAATTTTATCTCTTGCTTCGTTGACATTGTTTGCGCAAGACAACATTCAATGGAGAGGTACCGATCGTACGGGGATTTATACTGAAACCGGTTTAATGAAATCCTGGCCTGCTGCAGGTCCGGCAATGTTATGGAGTTACGATGGCCTGGGCGAAGGACATTCTTCGGCAGCCATCGCTTCGGATAAGATTTACCTGACAGGAATGACGGATGGCAAAGGTTACCTGTACGTATTCGACCTGAAAGGTAAGTTGCTGAATAAAAAGATGTACGGACCGGAATGGAATGAAAGTTACAACGGTCCCCGTGGTACTGTTACCCTGAACGATGGAAAGCTTTATCTGATGAGCGGGGTGGGCGATCTTTATTGTTTCGACGTAGCTACGCTGAATGTGGTCTGGAAAAAGAATATACTGAAAGAATTCAAGGCATCGAATATTGTCTGGGGTATAAATGAAGCTCCACTGATTGTCGGCGACAAGGTTATTGCAACCCCTGGAGGCAAAGAACACAACATGGTGGCTCTTAATAAGAACACCGGGGCTTTGGTATGGAGCAGCTTGGGAGAAGGTGATGCAGCGGCCTATTGCTCGCCATTATATATAAAAGATCAGCAGGTTCCGCTTATCGTAACGATGACCGCAAATCATATACTAGGTATCGACGCTAACACTGGCAAGAAACTATGGTCGCAAGAGCACACAAACCGTTATTCCATCCATGCTAACACACCGGTTTACGGAGATGGTATGATTTTATGTACCAGTGGGTACGGATCCGGCTCTATTATGTTACGCCTCAAAAACGGAGGTAGAAGTGTTGAGCAGGCATGGTCATCCAAAGAAATGGACAATCGTATCGGGGGTATGGTGAAAATAGGAGCTTATGTTTATGGTTCCGGAGATAACAACCGGTTCTGGTTCTGTGCGGATTGGAAAACAGGTGCAATAAAATACAAAGAAAAAGGCTTCGCAATGGGTAATATCATAGCTGACGAAGGTCTGTTGTACTGCTATACGGACCGGGGAGACATGGTTCTTGCCAAAGCAAATCCAGTAAAGTTTGAAGTAGTAAGCCGTTTTCAGATTACAAAGGGAACGGAACAGCATTGGGCGCATCCGGTAATTTATAAGGGAGTTCTTTATGTGCGTCACGGGGATAGTTTAATGGCCTACAAAATCAAATAA
- a CDS encoding ferredoxin family protein, whose protein sequence is MIQNKKVTICACASRSFVNKDKVAEIAAILRNEEYTVTVIPDLCEKVMQASPEITEIASSLIIACYPRAIRSHLHRLNLVAENILDIRNMSCEEILGQLQIKPCSDKENIPGKESIRKEIDAFPVESGTDAWYPVIDKERCTECGRCRDFCLFGVYTSENRQIKVAQPQNCKNNCPACARMCPSKAIIFPKYEKSPVNGGLDEEEHFAPEEMDEMYRERLKMRLAQRKAGVSLLKNQ, encoded by the coding sequence ATGATACAAAATAAGAAAGTGACGATTTGTGCTTGCGCGTCGCGCTCTTTTGTCAATAAAGATAAAGTGGCCGAAATTGCTGCTATATTGAGAAATGAAGAATACACAGTAACCGTTATACCTGATCTTTGCGAAAAAGTAATGCAGGCGTCGCCCGAAATAACGGAAATAGCTTCTTCTCTTATTATTGCATGTTATCCCCGTGCCATTCGATCTCATTTACACAGACTGAATTTAGTTGCAGAAAATATTCTGGATATCCGTAACATGAGTTGTGAAGAAATTCTAGGCCAATTGCAGATCAAGCCTTGTTCCGATAAAGAAAATATACCCGGAAAAGAATCCATCCGAAAGGAAATTGATGCCTTTCCCGTAGAAAGCGGAACGGATGCCTGGTATCCCGTTATAGATAAAGAAAGGTGCACGGAATGTGGAAGGTGTCGTGACTTCTGTTTGTTTGGTGTATACACTTCCGAAAACAGACAAATAAAGGTGGCTCAACCACAAAACTGTAAAAACAACTGCCCGGCATGTGCCCGCATGTGTCCAAGTAAAGCCATCATATTTCCCAAATACGAAAAATCTCCTGTAAATGGCGGTCTGGACGAAGAAGAACACTTCGCTCCCGAAGAAATGGACGAGATGTACAGAGAAAGACTTAAAATGCGCCTTGCCCAACGTAAGGCAGGCGTTTCACTTCTCAAAAATCAGTAA
- a CDS encoding ferredoxin — translation MEQKKENKNSPIARRKFLRVLGTAVAGGSILAVSGVLASRLKSEKEASYYWQIDPQKCTHCGRCETDCVLQVSAVKCFHANKVCGYCDLCGGYFRSNAKELNTAAENLMCPTGAIQRKFVEDPYFEYTIDESLCNGCGKCVKGCSSFGNGSLYLQIKRDLCTDCNECKIARVCPSDAITRVSMDTAYNLKD, via the coding sequence ATGGAACAGAAAAAAGAGAATAAAAACAGTCCGATAGCCCGTCGCAAGTTTCTGCGTGTACTTGGAACGGCTGTGGCAGGAGGATCCATACTGGCTGTGTCGGGTGTATTGGCAAGCAGGTTGAAGAGCGAAAAAGAGGCCAGCTATTACTGGCAGATAGATCCTCAGAAATGTACCCATTGCGGACGATGTGAAACCGATTGTGTACTGCAGGTATCGGCAGTCAAATGTTTTCATGCAAACAAAGTATGTGGTTACTGTGATTTGTGCGGCGGTTATTTCCGCTCCAATGCCAAAGAACTGAATACGGCTGCCGAAAACCTGATGTGTCCTACTGGTGCTATCCAGCGCAAATTCGTTGAGGATCCTTATTTTGAATATACTATTGACGAGAGTCTGTGCAATGGATGCGGTAAATGTGTGAAGGGATGCAGCTCGTTTGGTAACGGCTCGCTTTACTTGCAGATAAAAAGAGATCTCTGTACCGATTGCAACGAATGTAAAATTGCCAGAGTATGTCCGTCGGATGCCATCACCCGCGTTTCAATGGATACGGCCTATAACCTTAAAGACTAA
- a CDS encoding DUF6064 family protein, translating into MNTFWKTIAVYNSATWFYQIIIVLIGVFLTLMLLRNPQRWVKRGMKIYFFGTSLWISVVYYHIYCSERTYNNVLSIFWAILAVAWLWDLLTDHTQLERNPKYNVLGYLLLLMPFIYPIFSTLRGLNFPGITSPVMPCSVVTFTIGMLLLFSKKTNLFIILLLSHWSLIGLSKTFFFKIPEDFLLASASVPALYLFFKEYFLSNLHMDTNPKAKYINWLLVSVCVAIGIILMTTLVIELSKDA; encoded by the coding sequence ATGAACACTTTCTGGAAAACGATTGCAGTGTACAATTCTGCAACCTGGTTTTATCAAATTATCATTGTGCTTATTGGTGTTTTTCTGACTCTGATGCTTCTTCGTAACCCTCAACGTTGGGTGAAAAGGGGGATGAAAATATACTTTTTTGGCACTTCTCTGTGGATTTCGGTGGTTTATTATCATATCTATTGCTCCGAAAGAACTTACAATAACGTCTTGTCTATCTTCTGGGCAATACTGGCTGTTGCCTGGCTATGGGATTTACTGACAGACCATACACAGTTGGAACGTAATCCCAAGTACAATGTGCTAGGTTATTTGTTGTTGCTGATGCCGTTCATTTATCCAATTTTTTCTACGTTAAGAGGCCTGAACTTTCCAGGAATAACTTCGCCTGTTATGCCTTGTTCGGTTGTGACTTTCACCATCGGCATGCTACTTTTGTTTTCGAAGAAAACTAATCTTTTTATTATTTTATTGTTGAGCCATTGGTCGCTGATTGGCTTGTCAAAGACCTTTTTCTTTAAGATTCCCGAAGACTTTCTGTTGGCCAGTGCTTCTGTTCCTGCATTGTATCTTTTCTTTAAAGAATATTTTCTTTCCAATTTGCATATGGATACTAATCCTAAAGCAAAGTATATCAACTGGTTGCTTGTGTCTGTTTGTGTGGCGATAGGTATTATTCTGATGACCACTTTAGTCATCGAATTATCCAAGGATGCGTAA
- a CDS encoding radical SAM/SPASM domain-containing protein, which yields MTYKEYITTAKTSLRVARESSPRLIWKFIYNFGWQSVMNMNRFEKRQKEGKPFFPAFVMISVTETCNLACSGCWVSKGGKQSLSMQQLEGVIESGKKKGSYFFGILGGEPLMYKGLLEVLERHPECYFQLFTNGTLLTEELAMRLKKAGNITPLISIEGLEEESDARRGKNDVFDRTLAGVRACHKAKLIFGASASICKSNYNDLVNRSYIELLAKEGVHYLWYYIYRPVGSDPHPENALDKEQIREFRRFIVEQRKDAPLFLIETYWDDKGNAICPAATGMSHHISPSGAVEFCPPLQMAKDFINEDASNLAELFENSTFLADLRKMTAETSRGCILLENPQKLAEFLEKHQATDTTSRGTVLKEYKEMTSLAGHNMEGEEIPEQSIFYKLAKKKYFFGFGAYG from the coding sequence ATGACGTATAAAGAATATATAACAACGGCAAAGACTTCGCTGCGCGTTGCAAGGGAAAGCTCCCCCCGGCTGATATGGAAGTTTATCTACAACTTCGGATGGCAAAGTGTAATGAATATGAACCGGTTTGAAAAAAGGCAGAAAGAAGGCAAACCTTTTTTTCCGGCTTTTGTGATGATTTCTGTAACGGAAACTTGCAACCTGGCTTGCAGCGGCTGCTGGGTATCGAAGGGCGGAAAGCAATCATTGTCCATGCAACAACTCGAAGGGGTTATTGAAAGCGGCAAAAAGAAGGGGTCTTATTTCTTTGGAATACTTGGTGGAGAACCATTGATGTATAAGGGTTTGCTGGAAGTGCTGGAGAGGCATCCGGAATGCTACTTCCAGTTGTTTACCAATGGAACGCTGCTTACAGAAGAGTTGGCAATGCGTCTTAAAAAGGCCGGCAATATTACTCCGCTTATCAGCATCGAAGGACTGGAAGAGGAGAGTGATGCCCGCCGCGGAAAGAACGATGTTTTTGACCGGACTTTGGCTGGCGTTAGGGCTTGCCACAAAGCAAAATTAATTTTCGGTGCGTCAGCCAGTATTTGCAAAAGCAATTACAACGACCTGGTGAACCGTAGCTATATCGAATTGCTTGCCAAAGAAGGTGTTCATTACCTTTGGTACTATATATATCGTCCGGTAGGAAGCGATCCGCATCCGGAAAATGCGCTTGATAAGGAGCAGATTAGGGAGTTTCGCCGTTTTATTGTTGAGCAACGCAAGGATGCTCCGTTATTTCTTATCGAAACTTATTGGGACGACAAAGGCAATGCAATTTGTCCGGCTGCCACAGGGATGAGTCACCATATCTCTCCTTCGGGAGCGGTGGAATTTTGTCCTCCTTTACAGATGGCAAAGGATTTTATCAATGAAGACGCCTCTAATCTGGCGGAATTATTCGAAAATTCAACCTTTTTGGCTGACCTAAGGAAGATGACTGCAGAAACTTCAAGGGGATGTATCTTGCTGGAGAATCCTCAAAAGCTGGCTGAATTTCTCGAAAAACATCAGGCAACGGATACTACCAGCCGTGGTACCGTGCTAAAAGAATATAAGGAAATGACCTCTCTGGCTGGTCATAATATGGAGGGTGAAGAAATACCTGAACAGAGTATTTTCTACAAACTGGCTAAAAAGAAATATTTTTTTGGTTTTGGTGCTTACGGTTAA
- a CDS encoding prenyltransferase/squalene oxidase repeat-containing protein: protein MNKRNEIEEMIGTLRAELLQARTPGGMWKGQLSSSAISTSVAVFALHLIDEERYASHIRKGVEWLKSTMQNNGSWGDSMESPSNLTATLLSYACLYATDGAPSQPKGYLSVRFGGTTDQDIIKGVLAYYGKDLTFSAPILVMCALAGVIKSWKEIPQLPFELSVLPQRLFRFLQLPVVSYAIPALIAVGIMRYRKGKKGFDSPIREAFIGRSLKVLLKLQPAHGGFLEAAPLTAFVAMCMTGAGYREHAATQSAAGFLTDTVREDGSWPIDTNLSSWVTSLSIRALGDDIEDKQVLANCIKRNAFASRHPFTGAREGGWGWTNLPGAAPDADDTSGSLVALHILLDGAYCPEVEKGIEWLLALQNRDGGMPTFCKGWGKLPFDRSCADISAHALLSMQLWMDRLPEALQKRCRNSVQRMLQWMQKNQAEDGSWTPLWFGDQHAKDERSPVYGTAMVVEYLATSEEPLAREMREKGLKYILSVQNADGGWGGAKGVPSKVTLTSRALSALASYLIPETERGAMEQAFEYLRRKYEAGQLFQAEPIGLYFARLWYSERLYNITFALNALKKFQTVID from the coding sequence ATGAATAAAAGAAACGAGATAGAAGAGATGATCGGAACGCTGCGTGCCGAACTTTTACAGGCGCGTACACCGGGGGGGATGTGGAAAGGACAACTGTCTTCGAGTGCCATCTCCACCTCTGTGGCTGTTTTTGCGTTGCATCTGATTGATGAGGAGAGGTATGCTTCTCATATCCGGAAAGGTGTGGAGTGGTTGAAAAGCACCATGCAAAACAATGGTTCCTGGGGCGACAGTATGGAAAGTCCTTCTAATCTGACTGCTACGTTGCTAAGTTACGCTTGTCTTTACGCGACGGACGGTGCGCCATCGCAACCGAAAGGATACCTGTCGGTTCGTTTCGGAGGAACAACAGATCAGGATATCATAAAAGGAGTACTGGCTTATTACGGAAAAGACCTGACTTTCTCTGCTCCCATACTTGTTATGTGTGCTTTGGCTGGTGTCATAAAAAGCTGGAAAGAGATTCCTCAGCTTCCCTTTGAGTTATCGGTTTTGCCTCAGCGGCTGTTCCGTTTCTTGCAGCTCCCTGTGGTGAGTTACGCTATTCCGGCGCTGATTGCCGTGGGAATCATGCGGTACAGAAAGGGAAAGAAAGGATTCGATTCGCCTATACGTGAAGCATTTATAGGCAGATCGCTGAAGGTATTGCTAAAGTTACAACCGGCTCACGGCGGATTTCTCGAAGCGGCGCCGCTAACGGCTTTTGTTGCCATGTGTATGACCGGTGCAGGTTACCGTGAACATGCAGCCACACAAAGTGCTGCGGGTTTTCTTACGGATACGGTACGCGAAGATGGTTCATGGCCTATTGATACAAATCTCTCAAGCTGGGTAACGTCATTAAGCATAAGGGCTTTGGGTGATGATATAGAAGATAAGCAGGTATTGGCAAATTGCATCAAACGAAATGCTTTTGCTTCCCGGCACCCTTTTACCGGTGCCAGGGAAGGAGGCTGGGGTTGGACAAATTTACCTGGTGCCGCACCTGATGCAGATGATACCTCCGGTTCATTGGTTGCATTACATATACTGCTGGATGGAGCTTATTGTCCGGAAGTGGAAAAAGGAATTGAATGGTTACTGGCTTTGCAAAACAGGGACGGTGGTATGCCTACTTTCTGTAAGGGATGGGGTAAGCTTCCTTTCGACCGGAGTTGTGCCGATATTTCCGCTCATGCGTTGCTTTCCATGCAGTTATGGATGGATAGACTTCCGGAAGCATTGCAAAAGAGATGCAGAAATAGTGTGCAACGCATGCTGCAATGGATGCAGAAGAACCAGGCGGAAGATGGTTCATGGACGCCGCTTTGGTTTGGAGATCAGCATGCCAAAGATGAGCGTTCGCCTGTTTACGGTACGGCTATGGTGGTCGAATATCTTGCCACTTCGGAAGAACCTCTGGCCCGTGAGATGAGAGAGAAAGGATTAAAATACATCCTGTCCGTACAAAACGCCGACGGTGGTTGGGGAGGAGCTAAAGGTGTTCCCTCTAAAGTGACGCTCACATCCCGCGCGCTGAGTGCGCTTGCCTCTTACCTGATTCCCGAAACGGAAAGAGGAGCCATGGAGCAGGCTTTTGAATACCTCCGTCGTAAATATGAAGCCGGACAGTTGTTTCAGGCCGAACCAATTGGACTTTATTTCGCCCGTCTCTGGTATTCGGAGAGGCTGTATAATATAACATTCGCGCTAAATGCGCTGAAGAAGTTTCAGACAGTAATTGATTGA
- a CDS encoding PQQ-binding-like beta-propeller repeat protein yields the protein MKGKRTIVSVTVLLVLIYAGAIIGWHLYAPRENIFVQAPGADNRPEGSARKADDVLIGEYFMKYGETSSSLTGKWSSFRGERYDNLIETAEKINTSANEYPVLWSFETGEGHAAPVIYNGRVYLLDYDEGLKSDALRCFSLETGKELWRRWYRVPIKRNHGFSRTVPVVSDTYVITIGPQGHVMCCDPLTGDLKWSLDMQKTFKTEVPFWYTGQCPRVEDNTLILAPAGEETLLAGVNCESGEVLWQTPNTVKYKMSHSSVMPMTLGGKKTYVYVGVGGVCGVSAEEADRGTLLWETSKWQPSVVAPSPLKISSNSLFLVAGYGTGGALLQVTNSGGKWTASVTDQYKPNEGLSSEQQTPVLYKSMIISVMPKDGGGQRERLVYYSASDLHTLVWSSASDERFGLGPYVVINNLLFAFKDDGELYVYELQARSMKLLKKQRIMEGADAWGPLAYADGMLIVRDAHTVKCLKIV from the coding sequence GTGAAAGGAAAAAGAACAATTGTTAGTGTTACCGTCTTGCTGGTGCTTATTTATGCCGGAGCTATCATAGGTTGGCATCTGTACGCGCCCCGCGAAAATATATTTGTCCAGGCTCCGGGAGCCGACAATCGTCCGGAAGGGTCTGCACGGAAAGCTGATGACGTACTTATCGGCGAGTATTTTATGAAATATGGAGAGACCTCTTCGTCTCTTACCGGAAAATGGAGTAGCTTTCGGGGCGAACGTTATGATAATCTGATTGAGACTGCCGAAAAGATAAATACTTCCGCGAACGAATATCCTGTCTTATGGAGCTTTGAAACGGGAGAAGGTCATGCCGCCCCGGTCATTTATAATGGCAGGGTTTATCTGCTGGATTATGATGAGGGATTAAAATCGGATGCGCTTCGCTGTTTCTCTCTGGAAACAGGTAAAGAGCTTTGGCGCAGATGGTACCGTGTTCCCATCAAACGGAATCATGGTTTCTCCAGAACTGTTCCGGTGGTGAGTGATACGTACGTTATCACAATTGGACCGCAAGGGCATGTGATGTGTTGCGACCCGTTGACAGGCGATTTGAAATGGTCGCTCGATATGCAGAAGACTTTTAAAACAGAAGTGCCTTTTTGGTACACAGGACAGTGTCCGCGTGTGGAGGATAATACATTGATACTCGCTCCTGCTGGAGAAGAAACTTTGCTGGCAGGAGTTAATTGCGAATCGGGTGAGGTGCTTTGGCAAACCCCCAATACGGTGAAGTATAAAATGTCGCATTCGTCTGTGATGCCTATGACGTTGGGAGGTAAAAAAACATATGTCTATGTTGGAGTAGGCGGGGTGTGTGGAGTTTCCGCAGAAGAAGCAGACCGTGGAACGCTGTTATGGGAAACCAGCAAATGGCAGCCGTCTGTTGTTGCCCCGTCACCTCTGAAAATTTCCAGCAACAGTCTCTTTCTTGTAGCCGGTTACGGAACAGGTGGGGCCTTATTGCAGGTAACAAATTCGGGTGGAAAATGGACAGCCTCGGTAACGGACCAATACAAACCGAACGAAGGTTTATCAAGTGAACAGCAGACTCCTGTTCTCTATAAAAGCATGATCATCAGCGTAATGCCAAAAGACGGTGGTGGTCAGCGGGAGAGACTGGTTTATTATTCGGCATCCGACCTGCACACGTTGGTGTGGAGTTCGGCATCCGACGAACGCTTTGGATTAGGTCCTTACGTGGTTATAAATAACCTGCTTTTCGCATTCAAGGATGACGGAGAACTTTATGTGTACGAATTACAGGCCCGGAGCATGAAACTATTGAAGAAGCAACGTATCATGGAAGGAGCCGATGCTTGGGGTCCATTGGCTTATGCCGATGGAATGCTGATCGTACGGGATGCTCATACGGTAAAGTGTCTGAAAATTGTATAA
- a CDS encoding 4Fe-4S binding protein, whose protein sequence is MNKILYICLFLLILGEGMAQNRFPKPDFESGYQYPEIHHAIPNEELFVAIDIILLVALMGIVSWAVIKKRTRGPILWVSVISVAYFGFFRKGCVCSIGSVQNVALALTDNTYALPLSVLLFFILPVLFAFLFGRVFCAGVCPFGALQELVNIKNYRLPKALTTVLGMMPWFYLIFALLYAVTRSSFIICRFDPFVGIFRLGGDIGMITCGVILLIMAMFTGRPFCRFFCPYGALLSIFSSVSIWKIKLTDKPCINCELCHNACPVDAIRPPYANKAKESRLRGVKRLLNYFVLLPLLILCGAFLMRSVSSELSRANKEARLYDMVMQHEANPGDVLSLELEAFYGQGDSIEKLAQRYEKVQADFKLYTTIAGALMGLVVAITLIGLSVKRTRKQYEIDHAACVGCARCFSYCPQYKIGNESGNIAL, encoded by the coding sequence ATGAATAAAATACTGTATATCTGTTTGTTTCTTCTTATTCTTGGAGAAGGTATGGCACAAAACAGGTTTCCGAAACCTGATTTTGAGTCGGGATACCAGTATCCGGAAATTCACCACGCTATTCCCAATGAAGAGCTGTTTGTAGCGATAGATATCATCCTGCTGGTGGCGTTAATGGGTATCGTATCCTGGGCTGTAATCAAAAAGCGCACCCGAGGACCTATTCTCTGGGTTTCAGTTATATCTGTGGCATACTTTGGATTTTTTCGCAAGGGGTGTGTCTGTAGTATCGGATCGGTACAGAATGTAGCTCTTGCACTGACGGACAATACGTATGCATTGCCCTTGTCCGTTTTACTGTTTTTTATCTTGCCAGTTTTGTTTGCCTTCTTGTTTGGCCGGGTTTTCTGCGCAGGAGTATGTCCTTTCGGAGCTTTACAAGAGTTGGTTAACATAAAGAATTACAGATTGCCAAAAGCGCTCACTACCGTATTAGGCATGATGCCCTGGTTTTATCTTATTTTTGCTCTGCTTTATGCTGTAACAAGGAGTAGTTTCATCATCTGCCGTTTCGATCCTTTTGTAGGTATTTTCCGTCTGGGCGGTGATATTGGCATGATTACATGCGGTGTTATACTGCTGATTATGGCCATGTTTACAGGAAGACCATTCTGCCGTTTCTTTTGTCCTTACGGTGCTCTGCTCAGTATATTCTCTTCCGTATCCATATGGAAAATTAAATTGACGGACAAACCGTGCATCAATTGTGAACTTTGCCACAATGCCTGTCCGGTTGACGCTATCAGACCGCCCTATGCCAACAAAGCGAAAGAGAGCAGGCTGCGGGGAGTAAAAAGACTTTTAAATTATTTTGTCCTCCTGCCTCTCCTGATACTCTGCGGAGCTTTTTTGATGCGTTCAGTAAGCAGTGAACTCAGCAGGGCCAATAAGGAAGCAAGGCTGTATGATATGGTTATGCAACACGAAGCCAATCCGGGAGATGTACTTTCGCTGGAATTGGAAGCCTTTTACGGACAAGGAGATTCCATTGAAAAATTAGCGCAAAGATATGAAAAGGTACAGGCTGATTTTAAACTATATACAACGATTGCAGGAGCCTTAATGGGATTGGTTGTAGCAATCACGCTGATTGGCCTTTCGGTGAAACGCACACGCAAACAATATGAAATTGATCATGCTGCCTGTGTTGGATGCGCCAGATGTTTTAGTTATTGTCCACAATATAAAATAGGAAACGAATCAGGAAATATAGCATTATGA
- a CDS encoding polyprenyl synthetase family protein, with amino-acid sequence MKNKMLHTVPDTYKKRSELRTLINSFIGSRSLRPPLSMDDLSSLADGMIKEHLLDPEIKGWMMVEINNCVWQETVSSVPYEKRILLLPKCLSNSSKCEAEVDELGLLCHKCNRCSIPDLQDKADSLGMMSLVAEGFTSVIGLIENRVVDVVIGVSCLESLEKAFPLLINNAVPGLAIPLNKAGCKDTDVDLNYVSSLMSMLSDNEITLLDYNHLKSTIREWFSTDNLKQLLSPAMEQTSQISVDWLGGDGKRWRPYLLAATYQALSHDNEFPNAVQLAAVAVECFHKASLVHDDIQDNDSERYGKQTVNSAYGVPVAINVGDMLLGEGYRLLVETGTMELIKVASEAHIALCKGQGMELEWSLSPRSLTMDFVIDVFCNKTVPAFDVSLIMGIICSGDDLALRGVLHKYSRALGIAYQLLDDIEDFETDQPVELRPSSVLAALCEQSADPVFIETLLHTENLKDFLSIPENKPLLLAAISRVEQMADNYRDETLNALQEVSNIELKRLLFRVAKRILK; translated from the coding sequence ATGAAAAACAAAATGTTACATACCGTACCGGATACATACAAAAAGCGCAGCGAACTGCGAACGCTTATTAATTCCTTTATCGGCAGCCGGTCGCTCAGACCTCCCTTGTCGATGGATGATCTGTCTTCCCTGGCCGACGGAATGATAAAAGAGCACTTACTTGATCCGGAAATTAAAGGCTGGATGATGGTTGAGATTAACAACTGTGTGTGGCAGGAAACTGTTTCTTCAGTTCCTTATGAAAAACGAATATTGCTGCTTCCCAAATGTTTAAGCAACTCTTCAAAATGCGAGGCTGAGGTAGACGAGCTGGGATTGTTGTGCCATAAATGCAACCGTTGCTCTATTCCAGATTTGCAGGATAAAGCTGACAGCCTTGGTATGATGAGTCTGGTTGCCGAAGGTTTTACCTCGGTGATTGGGCTGATTGAGAACAGGGTGGTGGATGTGGTCATTGGGGTGAGCTGCCTTGAGTCGCTGGAAAAAGCTTTCCCGCTACTCATAAACAATGCCGTTCCGGGTCTTGCTATTCCGCTGAATAAAGCCGGATGCAAGGATACGGATGTGGATTTAAATTACGTAAGTAGCCTGATGAGCATGCTTTCGGACAATGAAATCACGTTGCTGGATTATAATCACTTGAAATCAACTATCCGGGAATGGTTCTCGACCGACAATCTGAAGCAGTTACTTTCTCCCGCGATGGAGCAAACTTCACAAATTTCCGTTGATTGGCTTGGCGGAGACGGGAAACGGTGGCGTCCTTATTTACTGGCGGCTACCTACCAGGCACTGAGCCACGACAACGAATTTCCGAATGCAGTTCAGCTGGCGGCAGTTGCTGTGGAATGTTTTCATAAGGCATCTCTTGTTCACGACGATATTCAGGATAATGACTCCGAACGTTATGGCAAACAGACGGTTAATTCTGCCTATGGAGTTCCCGTTGCTATCAATGTTGGCGACATGCTTTTAGGTGAAGGTTATCGTTTGCTGGTAGAAACTGGAACAATGGAACTGATAAAGGTCGCTTCCGAAGCACATATTGCCCTCTGTAAAGGGCAAGGTATGGAATTGGAATGGAGTCTTTCTCCTCGTTCGCTTACAATGGATTTTGTGATAGATGTTTTTTGTAACAAGACAGTACCGGCCTTTGATGTTTCTTTAATCATGGGCATCATTTGTTCCGGCGATGATTTAGCGCTTCGCGGCGTTTTGCATAAATATTCTCGTGCGTTGGGAATTGCTTACCAACTGCTGGATGATATAGAGGACTTTGAAACGGATCAACCTGTAGAATTGCGTCCGTCGTCGGTACTGGCTGCTCTTTGCGAGCAATCGGCAGATCCTGTGTTTATCGAAACGCTCTTACATACGGAAAACTTGAAAGACTTTTTGTCGATTCCCGAAAATAAACCTTTGCTGCTTGCCGCTATCAGTCGGGTGGAACAAATGGCTGATAATTACCGTGATGAGACTTTAAACGCATTGCAGGAAGTATCCAATATTGAATTGAAACGGTTGCTTTTCAGAGTAGCCAAACGGATTTTGAAATAA